Below is a window of endosymbiont of Galathealinum brachiosum DNA.
CACCCGCCTGACCACTACTCCAGAAACCGTAATACTCATCCAGATCACCAGGACCCACATGTGCACTATTTTTTGACGCTGCAATTGCGGCTTTAGGTGTCATTACACCTGCACCAGTAAGACCGGCAAAACCAGCCAACGCAGCTAATTTAACTGAACTACCTAGTAGCTGACGTCGGCTACGCCCGACCTCTTCGAGTTGTTCATTTTCCGGATTATCTTTTTTAATAGCCATTACTTTTCTCCTCATATGCCTTTGGTTAATCAGGCGAAATTTTCACTCTGATTATCCAGAGCATTAATTATTACTTCTTATTTTTTTACTTTTTCTTAACTTACTTTTTACTTCTCCAGCTCTATAGAAATGGCAGAACCATTTTTTCCTTTAACTGATGCAGGGTTTACACTTCTACGTTCTTTTTTCAGGCGTTTCTGTATCATTACCGGACAGGCATGGTCGTCAGAATAAAGCACCTGACAATGCAGACAGTAAAGACACTCATTCACATCAATGTCACCTTCAGGGTGTATCGCCTGAACCATGCACTCATTGCTGCAACGCTGACAGGGGCTGCCACATTCCTTATAACGTTTAAGCCACGAGAACATGCGCATTTTTCCGGGAATCGCCAGTGCCGCACCCAGTGGGCATAAATAACGACAGTAAAAACGTTCAATGAAAATACCCGGCAGTAATACAGCCAGTGCAAAAATCACATAAGGCCATTCACGCACAAATTTCAGAATGATTGTTGTTTTGAAAGGCTCCACTTCTGCCAGACGCTCAGCCCATTCAAGGGAATAAAGTGAAAGACCAAACAAACCGAGAAATATTAAATATTTAAATGTCCAGACACGCTCATGAACTGCCCAGGGCACAGAGATCTGCTTAATTTTGAACGCTTTGGCTATTTTATTAAGTAGTTCCTGCATGGCTCCAAATGGGCATAACCAGCCACAATAAGCGCCACGCCCCCAGAAAAGCAGCGATGCAGCAACAGAAGCCCATAAGATAAAGATCAATGGCTCCATCAGAAAATAGGTCCAGTCAAAACCACTGACCAGCGCATTAAACATGGCAAGAATATTAACCACGGATAGCTGGGCGTTGAAATACCAGCCAATACCAAACAGAGTGAATATCAAAAAACCAATTCTAACTTGCTCGGTTAGTTTGGGTCTTTTAACCAGCCAGTTCTGAAAGAAGAATATAAGTGTAAGAACAAACAGTGCAAGACCCAGAACAATAACTTCGCCAGTTTTTAACTCCCACATCTTCACCCAGATTAGCTGTGACTTATTACTTTCTGCCACATCAGCTACAGGCGCTATTTCAGGCTCAGTAATAATTAAATATTTATCCGGTGTTTTATAATTAAGATCAAAAGTTAGAAAAATCTTTTTGATAGGACCAATATTTCTACCGACTAGCAATTCCAGTTTCCAGGCATCAGCACCTTTAAACTTTAAGTCAGCAGGTGTTCTGAACAAATCAACATCTTTCAGATCTGGAGAACCATCAGCTGCAATTGAACGCAGACGTTTATGATATCTATCATGGAAACGAATAGACGTATCACCCTGAATTATCTGGAAACGATCAAAAATACCACCCCGAACATAACCGGAACCTTTGAATGAGAAACGACCGTCACCCGCCAGCATAATAGCCTGCTCACCCGGCTTTAATTTCTTCAGAAGATTTTTGTATTCATTTTCACCCAGCAGGCTTTTACCTATACTGGGAATAGACACAACCGCTGCATACAGCTCAATAAAGACTTCTTCACTTTCCCCTTCTTCCGGAAAATCAAGAACAAGCGGTTTACCGCTATCTTTAAAAGCCTGATTAATCTGTCCAACGGTCAGTTTTAAACTGCTAACCGAACCTTCATCCACCAGGTTCTGCCAGTTTTTAGTGATACTTATATCAGGATTAACTGAAGCTACTGGCCCTGCTTTCTTTATTACAGCCTCAAGCCCTGACAAACCATAATTTCTGGCAACCTTAATTGATCCCCTTAATATGTTGTCATCCATCACCATTACGGTCACTGTCGCTCCGGATACAATATCAATTTCATGGTCCTGCGTACCACGAACCAGCTTGCCTACATCTAGCCCTTCATACTCTGTTAGTACCTCAGTGATTTTACTTTCTGGAATACCAATCAGAACAATCGGCTCATGGTGTTCAACCAGTAATACTTTTTTGATAATACCCTGCATATCCAGAGCGACAAGTTGATGTATCGGCTTGCCTGAATAACCCGTGGAATTTTCATAGTCAGATGTCAGGAAAACAAATCCGAGTTGTTTGCCATCTTTATAAGCAGGCGCTACTACAGGATCCCCTGTCGGTGAACCTAATTTATTCGCACCAGGGTATATATCCTGAGTTTTAATAACATCAAGAAAACGGCTTAACTCTGAATTTGCCTGTACAGCACTTATGGGTAAGCACTGTAACAAAAAGAGTAAAAATAGTAATTTCAAAGTGTTACGATAACCCATAAGTTGGATTACCCCTTTGTCTAATATATGCAGCAAGTGCGTTTAACTCCTGAAAACATTTAATCGTTTTTATTGCATAAAACTAACGGCAATATTGGGGGGCACGTTCTGTGTTATATACTGTAGCGTATTGTGCGACATTTTGTCACAGCTTAAATGACATAGGTCAAGTCAATGTCAGAATTTAAGCGTAAATTAAACGACTCGAAGGAGTCTTCACAAAATATGTTATCAACAAATGTAAAAACCACCAGTGATTTAATGAGCATTGCGCTGCAAGCCGAGCGTGAAGCTATTCGTCGTTATACCCAGCTTGCCGAATCAATGCACAAAGGCAGTAATGAATGTGCGGCGGCTCTGTTTGAACGCATGGTAACTGAAGAAGTGGAACATGAGCGCCTGCTACTGGAATGGATGAATAAAGAAGGCATCAGCGAAAACCCGGAGATCGAACCCATTGTATGGAAAGACCCGCATGTTTCCACTGTTTATAATGACGAAGCCTACGACCCTTACTACAGCACACCTTATAAAGCATTAGCGTTTGCTGTGCATAACGAAGAGATAGCCTTTCGTTTTTATACACACGTTGAAGCCAACTCTGAAAATAAAGCCGTTCGTAAATATGCTGAAGTACTGGCCCGTGAAGAACTGGGACACGCCGCCCTGCTTAGAGCCGAGCGCAGACTGGCTTTTCATAAAGAGCGAGAATCGAATAAAGAAAGCCCAAGACTGGATCCTGAATTAATTCAAAACCAGTCAGATCTGTTAGCCGCTGCGATTCATATAGATCGTTATTTAGAAAGCCAGATGTTGATAGTGACAGAAAACAAGCCGCAGATTGAGGCGCTTATAAAAGAAACGAATCAGCAAATAAGCATCAATGAAAAAACACTAAGCAATCAAATGCCACCGGGTGAAGAAATTGTAAAAAACCTTGAGCAACTTAAAGCTAATCATCCCGAAATGAATGAGCGACTTGGTAACCCTGAACTTGAATTGCAACGATTATGGTCGTGCTGTGACCGCAGTTTTGCTTTCTATGATGCAATTGTCGAAACAACCACTGATGAAGCGGTTATGCTGACAGCACAAAACCTCACATCAAACGCACTTGATCGAATTGGTGTTTTGAAAGAAGCTTTTGGTGACTCTGATTAATAGACCTGATCAGAGATAAACTAAGACTTAAATCTGCTAACCAACCTGTATCCCAACAGAACACTTAAAATAACCAGCATTATACCCGGCACAAGAAAATCAGCTTTAACCATCATAAAATAATGTAAGAGCGCCAGAACTGATACGGGGTAGACAACTTTATGTAAACGCCCCCAGTTTTTCTTCAGACGTTTCATCATGCCTGCTGTAGACGTTACAGCCAGTGGCACTAATAATAAATAACAGATAAATCCAATACTAATAAATGGGCGCTTAATTATATCTTTAACTATATCCTGAACATTAAAAAACTGCTCAAACCAGATATAACCAAGAAAGTGCATACTTACGTAAAAGAATGCAAATAGCCCCATCATTCTGCGATAACGAATAAGCCAGACCTGATTAAACACTTTACGGGCCGGACTAATGAACAAACCTGTCAGTAAAAAATAAATACCCCAGTCACCCAGAGTGCGAATCATTTCTTCAACAGGATTGGGACCCAGATTATTATTTAAGGCATTCATCATTAATAGAGCGAATGGCATTAGACACAGGATAAAAACCAGAGGTTTTACAAAAAGTCTTAAGTCAAAATTCTTTAAACTGGAAAAAAACGATAATTCTGCATTCATACTATTTACTGTCACTTCCTTACACCAAACCCTCATTCTGTTTAGAATGGTTTTTAATCTTTTGACTTACGACTTACGACTAATATTTTAAAAATATTTCGTTAAGTCCATATCTTTATAAAGATGCGCAACCTGCTCGCCATAACCATTAAATAACCGGGTTTTCGTTTTTGGTTCCCAGAAATTTGAACCCAACGCACGTTCTGTCGCCTGACTCCATCGAGGATGATCTACATCTGGATTCACATTGGAATAAAAACCATACTCCTTAGGGCCGGTCACATTCCAGGTGCAGACAGGCTCATGTTCCATAAATTTAATTTTTACAATGGATTTAATATTTTTGAAACCATATTTCCAGGGCACAACCAGTCGAATTGGGGCGCCATTTTGATTAGGCATATCACGACCATAAATACCCGTTGCCATAAAACATAATGGATTCATAGCTTCGTCTATTCTTAAACCATCACGATATGGCCAGTCTAGAACCCTTCGTACCTGACCAGGCATTTGTTTCGGGTCATACAAGGTTTCAAATTGAACATATTTAGCTTTAGACGTTGGTTCAAATCGTTTCAACATATCCGCCAGTGAAAAGCCAACCCAGGGCACAGTCATAGACCAGGCTTCTACACATCTAAATCGATAAATGCGCTCTTCTACCTGTGCATGTTTTAAAATATCTTCTAAATGAAAAGTACCTGTTTTACTGGCTTCACCTTCAACAGTAATTGACCAGGGGTCTGTTTTAAAGTTGACTGCTTTCTTTGCCGGGTCTTTTTTACCCGTACCAAATTCATAATAATTATTATAAGTAGTCGCATCTTTAAACGAGGTGAGATTTTCACCTTTTCCATATGCAGTTTTTTTTAAACCGGGATAGTCATTTCCATAATCAGATGACTTTGCAGATGCGGGCAAACTTAAACCACCGGCCCATGCAGCACTAACCAGAATGCCCGATTTTTTAATAAAATCCCGGCGGTTTAGATAATCAGTTTCAGTGGTAATTTCAGACGATTTGATATCCTGCTTCGAAGCAGATTTAATAATTATACTCATGACACATCACTCTGGGGGGCATTCAATTTTCTGTAATGTACTGACTAGAGTATAGAGTAGAAGTTCAGATAAAAAATAGTCATATGTCAAAGCAGTGCACCTTAAGCACGTTACCTCTTTTAACTTAAGTTAATGACTTACGACTATCTCCTCTAAGACTGTGGTTTGTTCCAGACGCACTCATCCCCCAGCGCACCGAGCCTTTCCTGATGTTTCTCAAGTTCATCAACATTTGCTCTGATAACGTTAATCTGCGGGCGATTACTATCAACTCGTTTAATCGGACTCACATTAGCCTGAGAGGTAGCGCCATCTGCCCCACCACCCAAAGCCAGCATCTCCTGGCCACCGGTCATTCTCAGAAAAACTTCCGCTAGTAATTCAGCATCCAGTAATGCTCCGTGTAACTCACGGCGTGCATTATTTACGTCATAACGTTTACATAATATATCAAGATTATTTTTCTGCCCCGGGTGTTTCTTACGCGCCATCACCAGACTATCGGTTATACGGGCATGGTCACTGACTTTACCCCAGACCGGATCAAGCATTGCTAATTCATGGTCAAGAAAACCAACATCAAATGGTGCATTATGGATAACCAGTTCGGCTCCATTAATGAATTTTATAAAATCTTCGGCTACATCAACAAAACGAGGTTTATCAGCCAGAAATTCGGTGCTAATACCATGCACTTCAAATGCACCTTCATCACTTTCACGATCAGGCTGAATATATTGATGGTAAGTATTTTCGGTTATCTTGCGATTAATAATTTCTACACAACCAATTTCGATTATCCTATGCCCCTGTGATGGCTCTAAACCGGTGGTTTCTGTATCTAATACAATTTGTCTCATATCTCAAACAATCTCCTGTAGGTGCTCCTTCAGGTGCACAATCTGGAAGTAATATAAACTGAAATTACACGTACACCTAACAAGGAGCACCTACAGACCATCTACCCCTTTGTTAGCTAATTCGTCAGCTTTCTCATTACCCTCATGCCCCGAATGCCCCTTAACCCATTGCCAGTCAACCTGATGTTGGTTTCTTGCCTGATCAAGACGCTTCCACAGATCTACATTTTTAACCGGTTTTTTAGCAGCGGTTTTCCATCCTCTGGCTTTCCAGTTATCAATCCAGTCAGTGATGCCCTGCATCACATATTTAGAGTCGGTATATAACACCAGTTCACAAGGGCGGTTTAATGACTCAAGCCCCATAATAGCCGCCATTAACTCCATACGATTATTGGTTGTATTTTCTTCACCACCGCAGAGCTCTTTATCATGCTCACCAAATCGTAACCAGACACCCCAACCTCCCGGCCCCGGATTACCTCGACATGCACCATCTGTATATAATTTAACTTTTTCATTATTCATGCGGCATGATACTACCTGAAATGGTATTTAATTAAAGCTGAAAAAACGTTTTCACAGGGTTTTAATTGAGAAATAGTTCAAGCAAAAAGACGGGTAATGATTTACACTTTGTCTACTCGATTTTATATTGACCACATACATTAAAAAAAGAAGATAACTTGTTGAATTTAAAGAACCATCACGCGAAAAGCTATAATTTACATAAACTCATTACCACTATCATATTCAGTATTTTACTCTCTGGGTGCCTGACCACAGAATCTACACGCCCTGACAAACCTGAGCTAACAGCTGAACAGTCAGCTGAGAATGCACGCATTAATCAGTTAATGGCCCAGTCTTTTGCTGCTGCAGAACAGGAACTTGAGGATGAGTTTTTTGCTATTAATCCGGATGATTATGCC
It encodes the following:
- a CDS encoding ribonuclease HI; this encodes MNNEKVKLYTDGACRGNPGPGGWGVWLRFGEHDKELCGGEENTTNNRMELMAAIMGLESLNRPCELVLYTDSKYVMQGITDWIDNWKARGWKTAAKKPVKNVDLWKRLDQARNQHQVDWQWVKGHSGHEGNEKADELANKGVDGL
- a CDS encoding protein-methionine-sulfoxide reductase catalytic subunit MsrP, giving the protein MSIIIKSASKQDIKSSEITTETDYLNRRDFIKKSGILVSAAWAGGLSLPASAKSSDYGNDYPGLKKTAYGKGENLTSFKDATTYNNYYEFGTGKKDPAKKAVNFKTDPWSITVEGEASKTGTFHLEDILKHAQVEERIYRFRCVEAWSMTVPWVGFSLADMLKRFEPTSKAKYVQFETLYDPKQMPGQVRRVLDWPYRDGLRIDEAMNPLCFMATGIYGRDMPNQNGAPIRLVVPWKYGFKNIKSIVKIKFMEHEPVCTWNVTGPKEYGFYSNVNPDVDHPRWSQATERALGSNFWEPKTKTRLFNGYGEQVAHLYKDMDLTKYF
- a CDS encoding regulatory protein NosR is translated as MGYRNTLKLLFLLFLLQCLPISAVQANSELSRFLDVIKTQDIYPGANKLGSPTGDPVVAPAYKDGKQLGFVFLTSDYENSTGYSGKPIHQLVALDMQGIIKKVLLVEHHEPIVLIGIPESKITEVLTEYEGLDVGKLVRGTQDHEIDIVSGATVTVMVMDDNILRGSIKVARNYGLSGLEAVIKKAGPVASVNPDISITKNWQNLVDEGSVSSLKLTVGQINQAFKDSGKPLVLDFPEEGESEEVFIELYAAVVSIPSIGKSLLGENEYKNLLKKLKPGEQAIMLAGDGRFSFKGSGYVRGGIFDRFQIIQGDTSIRFHDRYHKRLRSIAADGSPDLKDVDLFRTPADLKFKGADAWKLELLVGRNIGPIKKIFLTFDLNYKTPDKYLIITEPEIAPVADVAESNKSQLIWVKMWELKTGEVIVLGLALFVLTLIFFFQNWLVKRPKLTEQVRIGFLIFTLFGIGWYFNAQLSVVNILAMFNALVSGFDWTYFLMEPLIFILWASVAASLLFWGRGAYCGWLCPFGAMQELLNKIAKAFKIKQISVPWAVHERVWTFKYLIFLGLFGLSLYSLEWAERLAEVEPFKTTIILKFVREWPYVIFALAVLLPGIFIERFYCRYLCPLGAALAIPGKMRMFSWLKRYKECGSPCQRCSNECMVQAIHPEGDIDVNECLYCLHCQVLYSDDHACPVMIQKRLKKERRSVNPASVKGKNGSAISIELEK
- a CDS encoding DNA polymerase III subunit epsilon → MRQIVLDTETTGLEPSQGHRIIEIGCVEIINRKITENTYHQYIQPDRESDEGAFEVHGISTEFLADKPRFVDVAEDFIKFINGAELVIHNAPFDVGFLDHELAMLDPVWGKVSDHARITDSLVMARKKHPGQKNNLDILCKRYDVNNARRELHGALLDAELLAEVFLRMTGGQEMLALGGGADGATSQANVSPIKRVDSNRPQINVIRANVDELEKHQERLGALGDECVWNKPQS
- a CDS encoding sulfoxide reductase heme-binding subunit YedZ, whose product is MRVWCKEVTVNSMNAELSFFSSLKNFDLRLFVKPLVFILCLMPFALLMMNALNNNLGPNPVEEMIRTLGDWGIYFLLTGLFISPARKVFNQVWLIRYRRMMGLFAFFYVSMHFLGYIWFEQFFNVQDIVKDIIKRPFISIGFICYLLLVPLAVTSTAGMMKRLKKNWGRLHKVVYPVSVLALLHYFMMVKADFLVPGIMLVILSVLLGYRLVSRFKS